One segment of Pleomorphomonas sp. PLEO DNA contains the following:
- the cyoC gene encoding cytochrome o ubiquinol oxidase subunit III, with amino-acid sequence MTILDLPEAHSLHATQHPAASTHDAELTEKTVFGFWLYLMSDVVLFAALFAVFAVVGRSYAGGPTGQELFDLGYVLAETGVLLLSSVTFGFVTLAAQDNRKRATLVWMAVTFAIGAVFIVMEIYEFHHLIAEGAGPSRSAFLSAYFTLVGTHGLHVATGLLWMIIMAFQLTRQGLTATVQRRLGLLGLFWHFLDVIWIVVFTEVYLIGVL; translated from the coding sequence ATGACCATTCTCGACCTTCCCGAAGCTCACTCGCTTCACGCCACGCAACACCCGGCCGCTTCCACGCACGACGCCGAGCTGACCGAGAAAACCGTCTTCGGCTTCTGGCTCTACCTGATGAGCGACGTCGTGCTGTTCGCAGCCTTGTTCGCGGTCTTCGCCGTGGTCGGCCGCAGCTACGCCGGCGGGCCGACCGGCCAGGAACTGTTCGACCTCGGCTATGTGCTAGCCGAAACCGGCGTCCTGCTCTTGAGCTCGGTTACCTTCGGCTTCGTCACGCTCGCCGCTCAAGATAACCGCAAGCGGGCAACCCTTGTGTGGATGGCGGTGACCTTCGCCATCGGCGCCGTGTTCATCGTCATGGAAATCTACGAGTTCCACCACCTGATCGCAGAAGGGGCAGGCCCCAGCCGCAGCGCCTTCCTGTCGGCCTATTTCACGCTTGTGGGTACCCATGGCCTGCACGTTGCCACCGGCCTCCTCTGGATGATCATCATGGCCTTCCAGCTCACCCGCCAAGGCCTCACAGCAACGGTGCAACGCCGCCTGGGCCTCCTCGGCCTGTTCTGGCACTTCCTCGACGTGATCTGGATCGTCGTCTTCACCGAAGTCTATCTGATCGGAGTGCTCTGA